Proteins from a single region of Primulina tabacum isolate GXHZ01 chromosome 5, ASM2559414v2, whole genome shotgun sequence:
- the LOC142547320 gene encoding putative helicase MAGATAMA 3 isoform X1, whose protein sequence is MGSKGRLLFDLNEPPTDDEDGNNDAIFCFQPQRAIPSSSTATSDLFSVSTAPQGIVNNHAFSHASSVSGFQPFVRHQIVKGSNHAVEERSSGNVPHNFAPLPEPNNGQDVNAILNLQSSSAEAQAEKEEGEWSDAEGAVGTDKFFLTPEESSIGSCKHLQEKGMPEITGSNDLVGEGDISLNSHDAKNENISSSVGLDHETNNKRSDVTVDAQEGSALETKQKEIRGVEAKQALRYANNLGKRPKLDQQKEAMLGKKRSRQTMFLNLEDVKQAGALKTSTPRRHIPAPIIIRTLKEGRATMPSSEQGDKQFQSINRDAKQSDVSSDGGNSLIESNDLKNEANGENNSMPLGRSRSSNSSTDLISEGQVASVSRHGAWKLSTDTRIVKSSLIPGRKPAISGQSFTGSKLAAKKVPSKKVPVLNAPYQDTSVERLLREVTNEKFWNHPEDEELQCVPGCFESVEEYIRVFEPLLFEECRAQLYSTWEESSEVAGSHVRVLVKRIERKERGWFDVILHPPHEHKWVFKEGDVAVLSTPKPASGLFNYKKNNSSILKDEESVTGRVCGTVRRHMPIDPREHTGAILHFYIGDSFDATGKNDDHILGKLQPGGVWYLTVLGSLATTQREYVALHAFRRLNLQMQNAILQPNPDQFPKYEEQPPAMPECFTPNFVDYLRKNFNGPQLAAIQWAAMHTAAGTSNGMAKRQDPWPFTLVQGPPGTGKTHTVWGMLNVIHLVQYQHYYAALLKKLSPESYKQVNENSSDSVAVGSIDEVLQSMDQNLFRILPKLCPKPRMLVCAPSNAATDELLSRVLDRGFIDGEMKIYHPDVARVGVDSQTRAAQAVSVERRTEQLLLKSRDEVYGWMHSLKVRETQLALQITCLQRELNTAAATGRSQGSVGVDPDVLVARDQNRDSLLQNLAAVVENRDKILVEMSRLHILEGRFRPGNNFNLEEARASLEASFANEAEIVFTTVSSSGRKLFSRLTHGFDMVVIDEAAQASEVAVLPPLSLGAARCVLVGDPQQLPATVISKAAGTLLYSRSLFERFQLAGCPTMLLSVQYRMHPQIRDFPSRYFYQGRLTDSDSVVNLPEELYYKDMLLRPFVFYDISHGRESHRGGSVSYQNSQEAQFCVRLYEHLQKTLKTSGVGKVSVGIITPYKLQLKCLQREFKDILNSEEGKDIYINTVDAFQGQERDVIIISCVRASSHGVGFVADIRRMNVALTRARRALWVMGNANALLQSEDWAALIADARKRNCYLDMDSLPKNFFPTDSCTYGSFPSKLPSARGLRSGQRYRSHDSHLESTSGMPSEDDEKSNTSSITRNGSYHRLLKPGTDNSFDDFDQSSDKTQDAWAQGLLKKQNAAGVLGRRDL, encoded by the exons ATGGGCTCCAAAGGAAGGCTTTTATTTGATCTCAATGAACCCCCTACCGATGATGAGGATGGGAATAATGATGCTATTTTCTGCTTCCAGCCACAAAGGGCTATTCCTTCTTCAAGTACTGCTACATCTGACTTGTTTTCTGTCTCAACTGCTCCCCAGGGAATAGTAAATAACCATGCCTTCTCCCATGCATCTTCTGTATCTGGTTTTCAACCTTTTGTCCGGCATCAGATTGTGAAAGGCAGCAATCACGCTGTTGAAGAAAGGAGTTCTGGGAATGTACCCCACAATTTTGCGCCGTTGCCCGAACCAAATAATGGACAGGATGTAAATGCTATTCTAAACCTGCAATCAAGTTCTGCTGAAGCACAAGCTGAAAAGGAAGAGGGGGAATGGTCCGATGCGGAGGGTGCTGTTGGTActgacaaattttttttaaccccTGAGGAATCAAGTATTGGTAGTTGTAAGCATTTGCAGGAGAAGGGTATGCCTGAGATAACTGGAAGTAATGACCTGGTGGGTGAGGGAGACATTTCTCTTAATTCTCATGATGCTAAGAATGAAAATATCAGTTCTTCAGTTGGATTGGATCATGAAACAAATAACAAAAGAAGCGACGTAACTGTGGATGCTCAGGAAGGATCTGCTCTAGagacaaaacaaaaagaaattaGAGGAGTTGAGGCAAAGCAAGCCTTGAGGTATGCAAATAATCTTGGAAAGCGTCCTAAGCTTGATCAACAAAAGGAAGCAATGCTAGGAAAGAAGCGCAGCAGACAAACCATGTTTCTCAATCTTGAAGATGTTAAGCAAGCTGGTGCTTTAAAAACTTCAACTCCTAGAAGGCATATTCCTGCACCAATAATAATTCGGACATTAAAAGAAGGTCGTGCCACAATGCCATCTTCTGAACAGGGGGATAAACAATTTCAGTCTATAAACAGGGACGCAAAACAGTCTGATGTATCAAGCGATGGAGGAAACAGTCTGATCGAGTCAAATGACTTGAAAAATGAAGCTAATGGAGAAAATAATTCTATGCCTTTAGGACGTTCTAGGAGCTCGAATAGTTCAACAGATCTTATCTCCGAGGGACAAGTAGCTTCAGTTTCTAGACATGGTGCATGGAAGTTGTCCACTGATACAAGGATTGTTAAAAGTTCATTAATCCCTGGTAGGAAGCCAGCTATAAGCGGACAGAGTTTTACTGGCTCTAAATTAGCAGCAAAAAAAGTACCTTCCAAGAAGGTACCTGTATTGAACGCCCCATATCAAGATACTTCAGTGGAACGCCTTTTACGCGAGGTGACAAATGAGAAGTTTTGGAATCATCCAG AAGACGAGGAGCTTCAGTGTGTTCCTGGTTGTTTTGAATCTGTTGAGGAATATATCAGAGTTTTTGAACCATTGCTCTTTGAAGAATGCCGGGCACAACTTTACAGTACATGGGAGGAGTCATCAGAAGTAGCAGGAAGTCATGTTAGGGTTCTCGTGAAACGCATAGAAAGGAAAGAAAGGG GATGGTTTGATGTAATACTGCATCCACCACATGAACACAAATGGGTATTCAAGGAAGGGGATGTTGCAGTTCTTTCCACCCCTAAACCTGCATCTGGTTTGT TCAATTACAAGAAGAATAACTCATCAATACTCAAAGATGAGGAGTCAGTTACCGGGCGTGTCTGTGGTACTGTTAGACGACATATGCCAATTGATCCCCGTGAGCATACTGGAGCAATCCTTCATTTTTATATTGGGGACTCATTTGATGCCACTGG CAAAAACGACGATCATATTCTGGGGAAGCTCCAACCAGGGGGTGTCTGGTACCTGACTGTGCTTGGTTCTCTTGCAACCACACAGAGAGAGTATGTTGCACTTCATGCATTTCGCCGTCTTAATCTGCAG ATGCAAAATGCAATTCTTCAGCCTAATCCTGACCAGTTTCCGAAGTATGAAGAGCAACCACCTGCCATGCCTGAATGCTTTACTCCGAATTTTGTGGATTACCTACGCAAAAATTTTAATGGACCCCAGTTAGCAGCAATTCAGTGGGCTGCGATGCATACAGCTGCTGGTACATCCAATGGTATGGCAAAGAGGCAGGATCCATGGCCTTTTACTTTAGTCCAGGGACCTCCTGGGACTGGTAAGACTCATACAGTCTGGGGCATGCTTAATGTGATCCATCTTGTTCAGTATCAGCATTACTATGCTGCATTGCTAAAGAAACTGTCACCTGAAAGCTATAAGCAGGTTAATGAGAACAGCTCGGATAGTGTTGCTGTTGGATCCATTGATGAAGTTCTGCAAAGCATGGATCAGAATCTGTTTCGAATTCTTCCAAAACTATGTCCGAAACCTAGGATGCTTGTGTGTGCACCTTCAAATGCTGCAACTGATGAACTGCTCTCACGTGTTCTTGATCGTGGTTTTATTGATGGTgaaatgaaaatttatcatcCTGATGTGGCTCGAGTTGGGGTAGATTCCCAGACTAGGGCTGCCCAGGCAGTTTCTGTGGAGCGCAGAACTGAACAACTATTGCTGAAGAGCCGTGATGAAGTTTATGGATGGATGCACAGTTTGAAAGTCCGTGAAACTCAATTAGCTCTGCAGATAACCTGCCTCCAAAGAGAACTTAATACTGCTGCAGCCACTGGTCGCTCACAAGGGTCTGTTGGTGTTGACCCTGATGTTCTTGTGGCCCGAGACCAGAATCGAGATTCTTTGCTTCAAAACCTTGCTGCAGTAGTAGAGAACAGAGACAAAATATTGGTCGAGATGTCCCGGCTGCATATTTTGGAAGGAAGGTTTCGTCCTGGTAACAACTTTAACTTGGAGGAAGCTCGTGCTAGTCTGGAGGCAAGTTTTGCAAATGAGGCAGAGATAGTTTTTACTACTGTTTCAAGCAGTGGGCGCAAGTTATTCTCTCGTCTAACTCATGGCTTTGACATGGTTGTGATTGATGAAGCAGCACAGGCTAGTGAAGTAGCAGTTCTACCTCCACTATCTCTTGGTGCAGCTCGTTGTGTGCTTGTGGGGGATCCCCAACAGCTTCCTGCTACTGTCATCAGTAAGGCTGCTGGAACCTTGTTATACAGTAGGAGCCTGTTTGAGAGGTTCCAGCTGGCTGGCTGCCCAACAATGTTGTTATCTGTGCAGTATAGGATGCATCCACAAATTAGGGATTTTCCTTCTAGGTATTTCTATCAAGGGCGTCTTACAGACAGTGATAGTGTTGTAAATCTTCCAGAGGAGTTGTATTACAAGGATATGTTATTGAGGCCTTTTGTCTTTTATGATATCTCTCATGGCCGTGAATCTCATCGTGGGGGTTCTGTGTCATATCAAAATTCACAAGAAGCACAGTTCTGCGTTCGTCTATATGAGCACCTTCAGAAAACTCTAAAAACCTCAGGGGTTGGTAAAGTATCTGTTGGCATAATTACTCCGTACAAGCTGCAGTTAAAATGTCTTCAACGGGAGTTCAAGGATATATTGAATTCAGAGGAAGGAAAAGACATTTATATAAATACAGTGGATGCTTTCCAAGGCCAAGAGCGCGACGTCATTATAATTTCTTGTGTTCGTGCATCCAGTCATGGTGTTGGGTTTGTTGCAGATATTCGTAGAATGAATGTTGCTCTTACTCGGGCAAGAAGAGCTCTTTGG GTCATGGGAAATGCTAATGCACTGTTGCAGTCTGAAGATTGGGCTGCATTAATCGCTGATGCCAGAAAAAGAAATTGTTACTTAGACATGGATTCTCTGCCAAAAAATTTCTTCCCAACCGACTCATGTACTTATGGCTCATTCCCTTCAAAATTACCTAGTGCTAGAGGCTTGAGGTCTGGACAGAGGTATAGGTCACATGATTCACACCTGGAGTCAACTTCTGGCATGCCATCAGAAGATGATgagaagtcaaatacctcttcAATTACCAGGAATGGGAGTTATCATCGGCTCTTAAAGCCAGGAACTGATAATTCCTTCGATGATTTCGATCAATCCAGCGATAAAACTCAAGATGCTTGGGCACAAGGATTACTAAAGAAGCAAAATGCTGCTGGTGTCTTGGGAAGGCGAGACTTGTAG